Proteins co-encoded in one Pseudomonadota bacterium genomic window:
- a CDS encoding thiol:disulfide interchange protein DsbA/DsbL — MHAKFRWVVALMFFAGNGFAEQPASNAGYQIGKHYQEIVPAQPVATDGKIEVIEVFWYGCSHCYDFEPYINEWAASKAPDVEFRRLPAALNKAWHVHAKAYYAAEALGVVDKIHSPFFKALHESKRRLDDEASLAEFFAENGVSKEAFTEAFSSFAVDAKVQQALQSVKQYGIDGVPKVVINGKFRTPGEVGISFSEMLKVIDFLIDKERAAKL; from the coding sequence ATGCACGCAAAGTTTCGGTGGGTAGTCGCACTTATGTTCTTTGCTGGTAACGGTTTCGCGGAGCAACCGGCATCGAACGCTGGCTATCAGATCGGCAAGCATTATCAAGAAATCGTTCCTGCCCAGCCGGTCGCGACGGACGGGAAGATAGAGGTCATTGAGGTGTTCTGGTACGGATGCTCTCATTGTTACGATTTTGAGCCGTATATTAATGAATGGGCCGCAAGCAAAGCCCCGGATGTCGAATTTCGCCGCCTACCGGCGGCTTTGAATAAAGCCTGGCATGTCCATGCAAAAGCCTACTATGCCGCCGAGGCATTGGGGGTCGTCGATAAAATTCACTCTCCGTTCTTCAAGGCGTTGCACGAGTCCAAGCGGCGGCTGGACGATGAGGCGTCACTCGCCGAGTTTTTTGCCGAAAACGGCGTCTCGAAGGAAGCGTTTACTGAGGCGTTCAGCTCCTTTGCGGTGGATGCCAAAGTCCAACAGGCCCTTCAGTCCGTTAAACAGTATGGCATCGATGGCGTGCCCAAGGTCGTCATCAACGGTAAGTTTCGCACGCCCGGAGAGGTGGGTATCAGCTTTAGTGAAATGCTTAAGGTGATCGATTTCCTCATCGACAAAGAGCGCGCCGCTAAGCTATAA
- a CDS encoding cytochrome c4, with the protein MSQFIAFLVVALALVPAEGQASPTAGEAKAAVCAACHGERGNSQNPEWPKLAGQHPNYLAQQLRDFKSGVRKDEVMSPMAAPLSETDITDIAEFYSAQKRPTGMADPGLVEPGERLYRGGNATTGVPACMSCHGPAGAGNPAAGFPALSGQHAAYTRNQLHAYRSLERKNGQTMQAIATRMSASEIEAVASYIAGLR; encoded by the coding sequence GTGAGCCAATTTATAGCCTTCCTTGTCGTGGCACTGGCGCTGGTCCCCGCCGAGGGGCAAGCGAGCCCGACGGCGGGGGAGGCTAAGGCGGCGGTGTGCGCGGCCTGCCACGGGGAGCGCGGAAACAGCCAAAATCCCGAGTGGCCAAAGCTCGCCGGCCAGCATCCGAATTATCTCGCGCAACAGCTTCGCGACTTTAAATCGGGGGTGCGCAAGGATGAGGTGATGAGTCCGATGGCGGCCCCGCTTAGTGAAACGGACATCACCGATATTGCGGAATTCTACTCGGCTCAGAAACGACCAACGGGGATGGCGGACCCAGGGCTTGTAGAGCCGGGTGAGCGCTTATATCGCGGCGGGAACGCCACCACCGGAGTCCCGGCCTGTATGTCATGTCATGGACCCGCGGGCGCCGGTAATCCGGCGGCCGGGTTTCCGGCCCTAAGCGGTCAGCATGCGGCGTACACGCGCAACCAACTGCACGCTTATCGCTCCTTGGAGCGCAAGAACGGACAGACGATGCAGGCGATCGCCACTAGAATGTCTGCATCGGAAATCGAGGCGGTGGCGTCATATATCGCGGGATTACGGTAG